A window from Sphingobium sp. EM0848 encodes these proteins:
- a CDS encoding NAD(P)/FAD-dependent oxidoreductase — MTRHYDAVIIGGGHNGLVCAFYLARAGYRVRILERRAIVGGAAVTEEFHPGFRNSVASYTVSLLHPKVIRDMALADHGYRVLERPISNFLPQPDGRYLKLGGGVERTQAEFARFSAKDAAALPAYYDALEVVADVLRDMTLKAPPNAGDGLSMIVSALGQGRRLGGLTLEQQRDVLALFTKSARAFLDGWFESEAVKAAFGFDAVVGNYASPDTPGSAYVLLHHVFGEVNGKKGCWGHSVGGMGTITQIMARVVQALGVEISLEAPVASVLVDGERAVGVRLESGEEVIGKAVIANVGPKLLYERLMAPGDLPPDFLKRIRGFKAGSGTFRMNVALSALPAFACLPGTGEHHQSGIIIAPTLDYMDRAFTDAKRDGWSKEPIVEMLIPSTVDDSLAPEGCHVASLFCQQFAPELPPRKDGTPRSWDEEREAAADHIIATVDAYAPGFARSVIARDILSPLDLERKFGLVGGDIMHGNMTLDQLWAARPVLGHGAYRGPLKGLYMCGAGTHPGGGVTGAPGHNAAREVMKDGTLLGRWFGRG; from the coding sequence ATGACGCGGCATTATGATGCCGTCATCATCGGGGGCGGGCATAATGGCCTCGTCTGCGCCTTCTATCTCGCCCGGGCGGGCTATCGGGTGCGTATCCTCGAACGCCGCGCCATCGTCGGCGGGGCCGCCGTCACCGAGGAGTTCCATCCCGGCTTCCGCAATTCGGTGGCGAGCTATACCGTCAGCCTGCTCCATCCCAAGGTGATCCGCGACATGGCGCTGGCCGATCATGGCTATCGCGTGCTGGAGCGGCCGATCAGCAATTTCCTGCCGCAACCCGATGGGCGCTACCTCAAACTCGGCGGCGGGGTCGAGCGGACGCAGGCCGAGTTCGCCCGGTTCAGCGCAAAGGACGCCGCCGCCCTCCCCGCTTATTATGACGCGCTGGAGGTTGTGGCCGACGTGCTGCGCGACATGACGCTGAAGGCGCCGCCCAATGCGGGCGACGGCCTGTCGATGATCGTGAGCGCGCTCGGCCAGGGCCGGCGGCTCGGTGGGCTGACGCTCGAGCAGCAGCGCGACGTGCTGGCGCTGTTCACCAAATCGGCGCGCGCCTTCCTCGACGGCTGGTTCGAGAGCGAGGCGGTGAAGGCGGCTTTCGGCTTTGACGCGGTGGTCGGCAACTATGCCTCGCCCGACACGCCGGGCAGCGCCTATGTGCTGCTGCACCATGTCTTTGGCGAGGTGAACGGGAAAAAGGGCTGCTGGGGCCATAGCGTCGGCGGCATGGGGACGATCACCCAGATCATGGCGCGGGTCGTGCAGGCGCTGGGCGTGGAAATCAGTCTGGAGGCGCCGGTCGCGTCCGTGCTGGTCGATGGCGAGCGGGCTGTCGGGGTGCGGCTGGAAAGCGGCGAGGAGGTGATCGGCAAAGCCGTCATCGCCAATGTCGGACCGAAGCTGCTCTATGAGCGACTGATGGCCCCCGGCGACCTGCCGCCGGATTTCCTGAAACGCATCCGAGGGTTCAAGGCGGGGTCAGGCACCTTCCGCATGAATGTGGCGCTGTCGGCGCTGCCAGCCTTTGCCTGCCTGCCCGGCACGGGCGAGCATCATCAGTCCGGGATCATCATCGCGCCGACGCTGGATTATATGGACCGCGCCTTTACCGATGCGAAGCGCGACGGCTGGTCGAAGGAACCGATCGTCGAGATGCTGATCCCCTCAACCGTGGATGACAGCCTGGCGCCGGAAGGATGCCATGTGGCGAGCCTGTTCTGCCAGCAATTCGCGCCGGAACTGCCCCCCAGAAAAGACGGTACGCCCCGAAGCTGGGATGAGGAGCGCGAGGCGGCGGCGGATCATATCATTGCGACGGTGGATGCTTATGCGCCCGGCTTTGCCCGGTCGGTGATCGCGCGGGACATCCTCTCGCCGCTCGATCTGGAACGGAAATTCGGGCTGGTGGGCGGCGACATCATGCATGGCAATATGACGCTGGACCAGCTTTGGGCGGCGCGGCCGGTGCTGGGGCACGGCGCCTATCGCGGGCCCTTGAAGGGGCTTTATATGTGCGGCGCGGGAACCCATCCGGGCGGCGGCGTGACCGGCGCGCCGGGGCATAATGCGGCGCGCGAAGTGATGAAGGACGGCACGCTGCTGGGGCGGTGGTTCGGGCGGGGGTAA
- a CDS encoding aspartate carbamoyltransferase catalytic subunit, producing MPDIIVPPASPDLKGRALFPHRHLLSIADLKPWEIRFLLDEAEHWAKSNRNGARKHDDRLAGMTQINAFFENSTRTLLSFEIAGKRLGADVVNMHAGQSSVKKGETLIDTAMTLNAMAADVIVIRHASSGAVALIADKVDCPVLNAGDGWHQHPTQALLDALTIRRRKGGFEGLIVAICGDVLHSRVARSNMLCLAALGAQVRAVAPPTLMPPEVEMLGATPYHRMDQGLEDADVVMMLRLQNERMDGAFIPSPREYHMLYGLTPERLAIAKPDALVMHPGPMNRGVEISSVVADHPERSAITEQVEMGVAIRMACLDVLTRGARGVEGWS from the coding sequence ATGCCCGATATCATCGTTCCTCCCGCCTCGCCTGACCTCAAAGGCCGGGCGCTGTTCCCGCATCGGCATCTGCTGTCCATCGCCGACCTCAAGCCCTGGGAAATCCGCTTCCTGCTCGATGAGGCCGAGCATTGGGCGAAGAGCAACCGGAATGGCGCGCGCAAGCATGACGACCGCCTTGCCGGCATGACCCAGATCAACGCCTTTTTCGAAAATTCGACGCGCACGCTGCTCTCCTTCGAGATTGCGGGCAAGCGGCTGGGCGCGGACGTCGTCAACATGCACGCAGGCCAGTCCAGCGTGAAGAAGGGCGAGACGCTGATCGACACGGCCATGACGCTGAATGCCATGGCCGCCGATGTGATCGTCATCCGCCATGCCAGTTCGGGCGCCGTCGCGCTGATCGCGGACAAGGTGGATTGCCCGGTGCTGAACGCGGGCGATGGCTGGCACCAGCATCCCACGCAGGCCCTGCTGGACGCGCTCACCATCCGGCGGCGCAAGGGTGGGTTCGAGGGGCTGATCGTCGCGATCTGCGGCGATGTGCTGCATAGCCGGGTGGCGCGGTCGAACATGCTGTGCCTTGCCGCACTGGGCGCGCAGGTCCGCGCTGTCGCGCCGCCGACGCTGATGCCGCCGGAGGTCGAGATGCTGGGCGCGACGCCCTATCACCGGATGGATCAGGGACTGGAGGACGCCGACGTCGTGATGATGCTGCGCCTTCAGAATGAGCGGATGGACGGGGCCTTCATCCCCTCCCCGAGGGAATATCACATGCTCTACGGGCTGACGCCGGAGCGGCTCGCCATCGCCAAGCCCGATGCGCTGGTGATGCACCCCGGCCCGATGAACCGGGGCGTCGAGATTTCAAGCGTGGTGGCGGACCATCCGGAGCGCTCCGCCATTACCGAGCAGGTGGAAATGGGGGTCGCCATTCGCATGGCCTGTCTGGACGTGCTCACCCGAGGCGCGCGTGGTGTGGAGGGATGGTCTTGA
- a CDS encoding bile acid:sodium symporter family protein, whose translation MNRFRDLFDPFLLLLICTVALASFLPARGQGASIAGAAADAGIVLLFFLHGAKLSREAIWNGAKAWKLHLATLGTTFIAFPLIGLLTQQVTAIPPSMRAGLLFLTLLPSTVQSSIAFTAIARGNVAAAVVSASFSNLLGIVLTPLLVALLMERSGTGDLISLSSVRDIVLQLLLPFVVGHLARPLIGGFVARRRALVARVDRGSILLVVYAAFSAAVVEGLWHKVSRDELLLLAVLSIAILIVVLLFTSMLGRLLGFAREDAIVLQFCGSKKSLASGVPIAGVLFPASAVGPILLPIMLFHQIQLMACAILARRYGARAEEQTRLAAAE comes from the coding sequence ATGAACCGCTTCCGCGACCTTTTCGACCCGTTTCTGCTGTTGCTGATCTGCACGGTGGCGCTGGCGTCCTTCCTGCCCGCGCGGGGACAAGGGGCGTCCATTGCCGGGGCCGCCGCCGATGCGGGTATCGTGCTGCTGTTCTTCCTGCACGGCGCCAAACTGTCGCGCGAGGCGATCTGGAACGGGGCCAAGGCGTGGAAGCTGCATCTGGCGACGTTGGGAACGACCTTCATCGCCTTTCCGCTGATCGGCCTGTTGACGCAACAGGTGACGGCGATCCCGCCATCCATGCGGGCGGGACTGTTGTTCCTGACGCTGCTGCCCTCCACCGTGCAGTCATCGATCGCCTTCACCGCCATCGCGCGGGGCAATGTGGCCGCCGCCGTGGTGAGCGCATCCTTTTCCAACCTGCTGGGCATCGTGCTGACACCGCTGCTGGTGGCGTTGCTGATGGAAAGGAGCGGAACAGGCGACCTGATCTCGCTCTCGTCAGTCAGGGATATCGTGCTGCAACTGCTGCTGCCCTTCGTCGTCGGCCATCTGGCGCGGCCGTTGATCGGGGGCTTCGTCGCCCGGCGCAGGGCATTGGTCGCGCGGGTGGACCGGGGGTCAATCCTGCTGGTGGTCTATGCCGCCTTCAGCGCGGCGGTGGTCGAAGGACTGTGGCACAAGGTATCGCGGGACGAACTGCTGCTGCTCGCCGTCCTGAGCATCGCGATCCTGATTGTGGTGCTGCTGTTCACATCCATGCTCGGCCGCCTGCTCGGCTTTGCGCGGGAGGATGCGATCGTGCTGCAATTTTGCGGGTCGAAGAAGAGCCTGGCGTCGGGCGTGCCGATAGCGGGCGTGCTGTTCCCCGCCAGCGCGGTCGGGCCGATCCTGTTGCCGATCATGCTGTTCCATCAGATCCAGTTGATGGCCTGCGCAATACTCGCGCGGCGCTATGGCGCACGGGCCGAAGAGCAAACCCGGCTGGCGGCGGCGGAATAA
- a CDS encoding phosphoribosyltransferase, protein MNQPIFTPVTMDSFLRQIDALSAALKASGWRPDYLVGIGRGGLVPATYLSHATDLPMLSVDMSAKLPDFGEALLAKLAVRAAAGEKLLFIDDINDSGRTINAVRDAMQGAEAARFAVLMDNIRSAAKVDYRAETIDRAVTKDWFVFPWEAVASRESMVADWSAVPERTQ, encoded by the coding sequence ATGAACCAGCCAATCTTCACGCCGGTGACGATGGACAGCTTCCTTCGCCAGATCGATGCTCTGTCGGCAGCCTTGAAGGCGTCGGGATGGCGGCCGGATTATCTGGTCGGCATCGGGCGCGGGGGACTGGTCCCCGCCACCTATCTCAGCCATGCGACGGACCTTCCAATGCTGTCGGTCGACATGTCGGCCAAGCTGCCCGATTTCGGGGAGGCATTGCTGGCGAAGCTGGCGGTCCGCGCGGCGGCGGGCGAGAAGCTGCTGTTCATAGACGATATCAACGACAGCGGGCGGACCATCAATGCCGTGCGCGACGCCATGCAGGGAGCGGAAGCGGCGCGCTTCGCAGTGCTGATGGACAATATCCGATCGGCGGCGAAGGTCGATTACCGGGCGGAGACGATTGATCGCGCCGTGACCAAGGATTGGTTCGTCTTCCCCTGGGAAGCGGTGGCCAGCCGCGAGAGCATGGTGGCCGACTGGAGCGCCGTGCCCGAACGAACGCAATAA